gctacgcttcTGATCTCAGTATGCCCCAACAACAgacaatatggtcagacagccctggggtccctcAATGGATcctaggctgtctggccatacaagttttgGGCTTAGATcgagtcacagggattttctgtgatgcgatcaaagggcagtcccccctcctcttatttactttgaatgccgcaatcagctttgatTGTGCAAGGAgttaacctcttctctccgccattGGAGTGGGTCTGCGGCTGTCTATtatagccgttgccccgctcttgatCGCTCACGGACATGACTgtaacacaggacgagaatgctcgtcctactgCGCAAAGTACCCGccactcaggacgagtattctcatccTGAGTCGGCATGTAGTTAATCTCTATATGTTATGTCTATGGCTGGGCTAGATCAAGGTGTGTGGAGGTCCCTGAGTAATATGGGTCCCTagcagggacgtaactaggaaacactgggccctatagcaaactctTAAATGGGGCCCCctcaggtgccacacgcagccccccttatagatagtgccacccatagattgggccatacagcccccctgtagacagtgctatacagccccgcctgtaaacagtcacatcccacttgtagatagcgccccctaccacctcccccttgtagatagtgccatacagccccttgtggaTATCGGCAtgaaacccccctgtatataacgccatacagttccccctgtatatagtgccacacagctcccctcccatgtatgtagtgccacacagccccccttagtagatagcgccacacagtcaccccttagtagatagtgccacacacagaaccctgtagattgcgccacacacagccccctgtagatagagccacagccctctttcttgctgtgccatacagcccccctagtagatagttccacaaagcccccttagtagtgccacacagtcccttgtatatagcaccacacagctcccccatgtgtatagtgccacaaagctcccccttgtgtatagtgccacacagcccccgaagtagtacaaggcaatgtcaCATCCGAAAAAGTTATATCAGCCAgggggaatgtcaatcaaacatggaaaggtgagtttggaggcaggactatgtgactcttcaggatagcggcaccaccccatgaccctttaatgagtaattagcatatggtgtgcgccgtctaaaagtggattttatagatttttgctGCGTCTGAAAAAACAACATACAttcggaaatattgtcaggtcatgtattaccgcatggtggcggttcaaggggttaaaactaccagacaggtttccattaaatatacaatgaataaaaaacaattgtatGTGCCCTGCAATttcgttattataaatatatcctatataattacagcaccagaacaaagctcagtacataaatacagcactagaaccaagctcatacatatatacgtcacgagaaccaagctcatacctatatacggcacaagagccaagctcatacctatatacggcacaagagccaagctcatacatatatacagcaccagaaccaacctcagtacttaaatacataactagaaccaagctctgacatatatacagcactagaacaaagctcagtacatatatacaataacagaaccaaggtcagtacatatatacaataccagaactaagatcagtacataaatgcagccccagaaccaagctcagtacataaatacagcaccagaacaaagctcagtacataaatacagcaccagaacaaagctcagtacataaatacagcaccagaacaaagctcagtacatatatacatccccagaacaaagctcagtacatatatacagcaccagaaccaagctcagtacataaatacagcaccagaatcaagctcaatacataaatacagcacaagaacaaagctcatacatatatacagcaacagaacaaagctcaatacataaatacagccccagaaccaagctcaatacataaatacagcactagaaccaagctcatacatatatacagaacgagagccaaactcatacatatatacagcaccaggacaaagctcagtacttaaatacagcatcagaaacaagatcagtacatatatacagcaccagagcaaagctcagtacatatatatagccccagaagcaagctcagtacatatatacagcactagaacaaatacagctatatttagtgcaacccctgccgtataggtttgtatggcgtaaaactgcagctcccagcatggcccaaacaatggtaaggatatgctgggagatgctgtttcaaaaaaaaaaaaatcaatccacccatcatctcgctgcagatcatacaatgactacagtgctgattagaggcagaataaacatttttattaagtgactcaccggtgccgtctcagattctagttctttttctcttttcttctcccaccaatccagacctctatgatggatttctcccggccacaacccatttctgcagttttcagctcaGATGTCTACAGCTTCTCACTttcaaaacatttctgcacctataaaagaagataaattctcaacacctctaaatataaaagtgccatacactgcacctctaactataagagcaccatacactgtgtccctgattattatagtatcatacactgtgtaccACATACACAtcatgccccctgtagttagtgcccccatagcccccctgtagatagtaacccccatagagcctctatagatagtgccctacataaaagcccctgtagatagtgccccacatacagccctctgtatatagtgcccaaatataaaCTCTAGAACTGCaatgcaatagtgctaaccactgagccaccgtgctgacctacatatagatagtgccacacagctaacccacccctgtatatagtgtcccacatatagcccacccctatagatagggccctacaaatagctcccacgatagttctccacatatagcgcaccgctgtatagtgtcccacatatagcccacccctgtagatagtgccctacatatagctcccccatatatagtgatccacatccccacacatagacccacccctgtagatagagccccactgtagataatactactcagttttagtagaaaaaaaaaatgttacatactcacatgatcccgttccgtccagtggcaatgcagatctgctatcTTTTGAgctggtctgctggagctgaacgacgcaggcGGCacttcgttgaaaggcgctgcttgaaagggcagaatgacttgccccgtcaatcagtgccCTTCAACCACGGAAGCGGCGTGATTACGTCATTGTgccgctagcgtcattgaaaggcgctgattggcggggcaagtcattagacgcaggtacaattatcgctatagacgcaggtacaattactgcaaaagggggtggctgccgctagcaccggggccccctccggtgctagcggcgccaccgggcatgagagggcccgtgccgcccagaccataaatgttagaggctcggcggcgcgggccgtgcagtagcgtcgctaccgccgtagcagccataacggttgctagcggcgccatcgggcaTATGGGGAGGGGGCGTGTTggcgggcagcacgggccccctcatgccaaggGCCCCGTagaagccactacggctgctacagtggtagttacccaACTGGTTCCTGAACTATCCTTTTTATTTGTGGAAGGAATTAATACTAtcttagaaaaaaagaaaaagctacaGTACAGATGCAAAATGAAAATAATATAGCTACACTATATTTAAAGATTACAAATGGTATCACAATCTATCACAACAACCATGCAGCattaaaataataccaccataaagtgctcGGACAATGGCATAACAATGCCCAAACAACAGCATTATATTGTGCcaaaataatattgccatataatgcccaaataatacctctatatacgaCCTATATAATAAATATCACTGAACCTGCTGATTTGGGCAGTCTGGTGACTTTCAGAAGATAAGTGCTGCCAGAGAGTTCTGCTATTGGCCAATATCTTCCTCCCTATTGAAATAGACATGCACACTTGTTTGATCTGAGCATGCATGCTTATGGGGAAACGGAAGAAatagatatatcacctgaacgcgTGTTGTGCCGACTATCTTGTGTGTATAGTTATGGTATCAGAGACTTGTAGCACCCTGCTATGATTTGTCATGGGGAGAGTGGTGAAGGCCCCTGGATGGTGAAGGGCATTTGCCCATTTTGCCTCCCCTATAATCCAGCTGTGGTTTGAGGGTATGTATGTGTTTTAACGTCCTTCTGTTTTCCGTGTCCTTTTCTTTGCTGGGTCTTCAGGATTCTCATGGCTTCTGTGATTGCATCCACCCATCCACTTGTTGTCCTCTTCTTTTCCCTGCTTCTCTTCTGGGCATAATTATGTTTTCCAATGAATTGTTAGTTTTCatattttttatgcatttatgCTGCAAGGTTAAGTATGATTTCATgacaaattttgtattttttttaagatgtGTGTTCAAGAAAGTTTGTGAAATTATCAGGAACTTTCATCTATAGCTCAACTCTATCAAGCCAAGGAGGACCCAGCTGCTTTTATCTTATACAATCTTGCTACAAGGTACATATTAAATATCAAACAAACATCTGTTGTATTAAATACTTTTCCTGAACAAAAGCTTATTGGCTTTGAGCTTACACTGTTACTTCCTTCTCTTCCATCCCAGGTTTCCCTGCAGCTCAATGACATCAATATCTTATCATCTCCTGACTGTGATGATGCCTACATTAAAGTCTATGATGGAGTCAGTAAATCATTGCGTCTTCTGCTGGACAAGACATGTGGAAGCAACGTAGTTCCACCTCTAATTTCATCCGGATTTTACATGCTGATAGAGATTGTGAACAACCAGCCATCAGTTGAGAGCACATTTAGTGCTTCCTATCAATCAGGTAAGTGTCCTCCACTTTTCAAATCCACCTAAACAAAAACATGCTTGTAAGGGGGTGATACGGCCCTTCTAAAGtgaactgtcttccctgtgcatcttCCATGTTTAGTGGTATTTTTCTTCTGTATTATCCTGTGTATGCCTGTCATATTATTAGCAGCCACAAGGTGTCACTGCAGGACGAGTGTCTGAGGAGACAGAGCTGGGTGACAGGAAGTGGAAGTGAGGGAGAGGGAGGTGACTGAgggggaaagaaagagagaggacTTGTGTGAcagagagggggcacagtgaccaggctgccgccatttgtaggagaaggatccttggctcaatgttcctggaggaggactagctggacattcactacagctcagcagtgtcaggagacacaagggaaaagatgTCGTCTTcttcaacagaggagcagaaagcagaggtaagggtggtatgccgcgtggtagtgagtagctctcactctgacccgcggaggcgcacgcggtaatatatccgccggactcacgccgtagccaaagggcgaggggcatagcttccacctttggggattccgcagtgtgagtggtagcaccacagtgatccgcggagacggcccatttccttcttgagacccgccgggccgggtcagtgagcgccaggcgcagccacccatgagctggtaggactcccacgagggcgagtgcctcagctactgagagacttgatttgaatactgtattgtcgttatttggcctgtttgaaattgtgattttcagtaaaccgtttatttgaaaagaactgagtagtgttgtggtgtccacgtttagtcttacctaactcgtggcgtcacgaacaggatgagccaaccaggaacttcagcggagtctgccatcagtgccccaggcccacccccaattctgttccctatgggggcagccatgttaAATGTGCCCAAATATGACGGAAAGAGTGTGACGCTGATGGATTGGGCCGAGAGGCTACGAGCAGCGGCCCGACTCTACCAAGTACCTCCCCCACACCAAGCGGATCTCGCGTTGAGCCTGCTAGAAGGAGATGCTCGTGCAGCAGTAGTAGTCCTCCCAGTCAGTCAAAGAGCGACCCTGGAAGACATCATCACCAGGCTCGAAACCCTATACGGAGACACTACCTCAGTTACCGATTTACGGAAAAAATTCTATACCCGTAGTCAACGGGAAGATGAATCCGTCCAACAGTACTCGGTTGCACTCCAACGATTGTGGAACCGACTTAGCAAGAAAGATCAAGAGGGGTGCGCGGCTGTCCCTGACCCGGACAGGGTGCTGCGGGACCAATACTTGTCTGGGTTGAAGAATAGAGCGCTAAGAAGGAGCCTCAGAGACTATATACGGACGGAGCCGCATACCGCCTTAGTGGACCTAGTTCGAGAGGCCATAGAGTGGCAGCACGAGGGAGAGGATGGTGCTCACGTTAGTGTACACAACTCGACCGAAAGGGGACCGCCTCCGAAAATGGACCCCACACCAGAGAGTGCTTTCCTCCGAGACTTtgccagggatgtgagggagctcatgagggagatgagagaagagatcaACCAGCTGAAGGCGGCAAGTTCTACCCGGGAGGACCGTCCTCGGCAGAGATTTGATCCGGCCGAAATTCGCCGGTGTTGGGAATGTGGCCGACCAGGACACCTGGCAAGAGACTGTCATGCCCCTAGGATGAAACGGCCACCTTTAAACTAGAAGGACCCGCTGCTGAGGGCCGGGTGGCGGAAGTTCCTTGTAGAGGCCCTCTATCATCCACACAGAGAGCTATTGGGTGCTGCACAGGAAAACCAGCAGTACAGCACAAGGTGTGGAATCTTAGCCAAGTGGAAGGAAAGTTTATTTCTAGTCAAGTAAAAGGGACGGTGAAGTGGTTTCATGTCCGAAAGGGCTACGGTTTTATTCGCCGAAGTGACCATAAAGGCGATGTGTTTGTCCACTGGTCTGCTATAAAGAGGAGCAACCCCCAGAAGTCTCTGCGCAGCGTTGGAGAAGGAGAGATGGTAGAATTTGATGTAGTGGGAGGAAGAAAGGGCACTGAAGCTGCCAATGTCACAGGCCCCGGTGGTGTTCCAGTTAAGGGAAGCAGATTTGCCCCTGACCGGCGGCGACCCCGTCGGCCCTTTCACCAGCTCAGGTCAGAGAGTTTAGAGGAATCGAGAGACCCGGCCATAGGTCAAGTGTCAAGTCAAACGTCTCGTGACCAGCCATCCCTCCTTTCCCCTGCAGCTGCGGAATTCACACCAGCAGTCTTGCAACGTCCGATGTTGGTAGCAGCCAACAAGCCAGGACCAGGATTGATTACTAAAGAACCACCGTTTCAACAGCCTTTCGTCTGTTCAACTGACCAGCCTAAAGATCAGCGGGACCTGTCGACCGTAAGACAACCGGATGTAGTGGGATTCCAAGAGGTCGACAAAAAGGAGAACACAGCTCTACAAGGATGGGGAACTGTAACCGCTACAGAAATGAATGCCTGGCTAGCCTCTGTGAGTGCAAGGGACTGCACTCGTAAAAGCCGGGGGAAGTGTAAGGGGGTGATACGGCCCTTCTAAAGtgaactgtcttccctgtgcatcttCCATGTTTAGTGGTATTTTTCTTCTGTATTATCCTGTGTATGCCTGTCATATTATTAGCAGCCACAAGGTGTCACTGCAGGACGAGTGTCTGAGGAGACAGAGCTGGGTGACAGGAAGTGGAAGTGAGGGAGAGGGAGGTGACTGAgggggaaagaaagagagaggacTTGTGTGAcagagagggggcacagtgaccaggctgccgccatttgtaggagaaggatccttggctcaatgttcctggaggaggactagctggacattcactacagctcagcagtgtcaggagacacaagggaaaagatgTCGTCTTcttcaacagaggagcagaaagcagaggtaagggtggtatgccgcgtggtagtgagtagctctcactctgacccgcggaggcgcacgcggtaatatatccgccggactcacgccgtagccaaagggcgaggggcatagcttccacctttggggattccgcagtgtgagtggtagcaccacagtgatccgcggagacggcccatttccttcttgagacccgccgggccgggtcagtgagcgccaggcgcagccacccatgagctggtaggactcccacgagggcgagtgcctcagctactgagagacttgatttgaatactgtattgtcgttatttggcctgtttgaaattgtgattttcagtaaaccgtttatttgaaaagaactgagtagtgttgtggtgtccacgtttagtcttacctaacatgCTGGAAAaataactaccaaggtagcaggcATGGGAGCTGCTATGTGGCCCAGCAGCTAAGGGGTCCTCACAGGGGCATAGAttcagggggtgcagaggtagcagttgcacccgggccctggagactgaggaggcccaaaatcccctcagccacataagaggacaccagtattataaatgatatacgGTAGGTGGGGGAGCTGTGaaagattttgtattggggcccagtagtttcaagttacgcctctaggTCCACCTCCACTTATTGGTGAGGTGCAGTAAGTGATCGCTGTGGAAGAGTAGGGGCagtgccggctccaggtttatgtgggcccttggatgACAGACTTAGTAGGTCCttttgtgggggaactcatggtggcagtaaaatgtcaaacgtcactttgtgcccccatatagacgttaggccctgtttatgccccaatatagaagttaggccccccgtttgtacccccataaatttagcgcactctgtagatactgccacacagcccccctatcaggtagtgccacacagccccctctccctggtagtgccacacagcccccccctggtagtgtcacacagccccctccctggtagtgccaatcAGCCCCCTCAGGTAGTGCcaatcagcccccctcccaggtagtgccacacagcccccctcccaggtagtgtcacacagtcccctcctccccggcagtgccacacagccccccttcctggtagtgccacacagcccccctcccaggtagtgccacacaacctcctctcccaggtagtgacaCACTGTCCCCCACCCTGGTAGTGCTGCACAGCTCCCCttcctgatagtgccacacagccaccctccctggtagtgccacacagtccccctccctgtaggtagcgcctttggggttccctgtaGGAGTGCAATACCCAGCCAGAGAATTGCCGACCCTTtgactggggattcctctccaggagaagcccctgatgtcactgtccatatatagacagtgttgtcaggggcaacaccagagctatagtcccgagcagagcgctactagtaCTCTGCCTGGGAACCATgctctgctcttgacatcactgtccatatatggatagtgatgtccggaacagagcttaaagaggctctgtcaccagattttgcaacccctatctgctattgcagcagataggcgctgcaatgtagattacagtaacgtttttatttttaaaaaacgagcatttttggccaagttatgaccatttttgtagttatgcaaatgaggcttgcaaaagtccaagtgggtgtgtttaaaagtaaaagtccaaatgggcgtgtattatgtgtgtacatcgggtcgtttttaatacttttactagctgggcgctctgacaagaagtatcatccacttctcttcagaacgcccagcttctgccagatcacgctgtgtcgtcactcacaggtcctgcatcgtgtcagacgagcgaggacacatcggcaccagaggcttcagttgattctgcagcagcatcggcgttagcaggtaagtcgatgtagctatttacctgcaaacgctgatgctgctgcagaatcaactgtagcctctggtgccgatgtgtcctcgctcgtctgacacgatgcaggacctgtgagtgacgtcacagcgtgatctggcagaagctgggcgttctgaagagaagtggatgatacttctcatcagaacgcccagctagtaaaagtattaaaaacgccccgatgtacgcacataatacacgcctacttggacttttacttttaaacacacccacttggacttttgcaagcctcatttgcataactacaaaaatgctcataacttggccaaaaatgctcgtttttaaaaataaaaacgttactgtaatctacattgcagcgcctatctgctgcaatagcagataggggttgcaaaatctggtgacagagcctctttaagtcctgggcagagcgctaataaaggctctgctccggtactccagctctgaggaagcccctgatatctctgtccatatatggatactgatgtcaggggcaaccccagagccaaagatcCCGGGAAaagcgatactagcactctgcctgggacactgctctgctcctgacaacactgtccatacatggacagtgatgtcaggagctttcccagagacagagtcccgcagcagagctgctagcactctgcctgggactccttctctcctcctgagatcactgtccatatatgtacagtgatgccgtgacgacggggccccacaagggtagtgggccctgcaacttgcccgggtttgccaggtgctgacgccggccatgAGTAGAGGGAATGGCAGTGGAAAATTAAATGCAGAACATTCATCCACCAAAGAAAGGACGAGAAACACCGGAGACCACTGAGGACTTCATGTCGTGAACTCACTTCCTGCTGAAAGTAGTCATGGTAAAGTGGGAACCCATTTAAAGTTTTGATATGAGACCCCATAACTCTGTTTTACACCCCTACTTGTTCTTCTGGATTattatagacaagaaaaagtgactACTATGACTTTTTTTAAACTTACACACTAAAAAGTTATGATTTAAACAAACCGAGAATGAACACTAAGTCAAATTCTTTTCACATAGTGAAATACGGAGAGACCTTCGTGGCGCAAACCGGGATTGTGAAATCTCCAGGATTTCCTAATATATATCCAACCCTTCTGGACGTTGTATACAGCATCATAGCCCCTGAAGGATATACGGTAAAAAGTTACATCTCAAAGGCTGATAATGTCTCATGATTTTCATTAGGTTTGAAGTGTGACTGGACATTTACATCACATTCCAAAAAGTACAATCCCACATTTCTGATTGACTCAAGATATTTGTTGTTATCGATGCAGTCTGTTTATCATAATATTAGATATGAAAATAATGTCAATGTTGATTTTACGCAACAAAAATCATTGTTTAAAGCAttgcttctcaaactgtgagtTGGGCCTATacccagttgcacacgaccagTGCCACTAGGACCATAGCATTCGAGTGGCACCTGAATTGTGGGTGAATTGGGTCCATGAACAAGTGGGTGAATTGGGTCCATGAACAAGGACCCGATGTTCCGATCCATGGAAAgagagaacatgtcctatctttccacggacgggactcgggcggcaTGACGGTCTTGTGCAAGGGCCCTAACTGGTGAGGTGCCATACAGTTCCTTACAGGGCACTGCATGCCTGCCAAACACCCCAGATTCCACAGGACAGGAGGGAACTTCTACATTTCTTCTTGTGGCAAAAAAGGCCGGGGGCGACTGGGTACAGTGACTga
This genomic stretch from Rhinoderma darwinii isolate aRhiDar2 chromosome 4, aRhiDar2.hap1, whole genome shotgun sequence harbors:
- the LOC142760388 gene encoding embryonic protein UVS.2-like; this translates as MQPTPRNYYSTGKPSMVVKSDPTITLGQNVGLDDSDVKKVNALYNCNVCSRKFVKLSGTFIYSSTLSSQGGPSCFYLIQSCYKVSLQLNDINILSSPDCDDAYIKVYDGVSKSLRLLLDKTCGSNVVPPLISSGFYMLIEIVNNQPSVESTFSASYQSVKYGETFVAQTGIVKSPGFPNIYPTLLDVVYSIIAPEGYTVVLNFLFFWIQNSPKCIPEYLIIRDGPLTTSPILGTYCGRLDNIQVASTGNIVLLQFHSGNLIEYNGFYAKYKFVPIS